In a genomic window of Lathamus discolor isolate bLatDis1 chromosome 4, bLatDis1.hap1, whole genome shotgun sequence:
- the TSC22D1 gene encoding TSC22 domain family protein 1 isoform X3 yields the protein MAHPAMFPRRGSSSSSGSSCVTAPTAPGTGVGSPALSAEDYQPPLLVQPPPPSPATSSSAGPQPTPPPPQSLNLLSQSQLQPQPLSQTGAQMKKKSGFQITSVTPAQISASMSSNNSIAEDTESYDDLDESHTEDLSSSEILDVSLSRATDLGEPERSSSEETLNNFQEAETPGAVSPNQPHLPQQHAPLPHHPQQSVVINGSVHPHHVHHHHHLHHHHHGHHHPSHPGVGSAPVSGGPPPSPSFRKLSTTGSSDNVISTAPVSAASSTGSPAPVVSNIRTTSTPGNLGVSPATGTSTLNNMGSGSSSVASGVIGTINLSNITSTSNVNALSGTGSNVNVNILSGVGNGTSASSSVINNVTNPTAGMAVGSSQQQPASGTSRFRVVKLDSSSEPFKKGRWTCTEFYDKESTVAVSEGVAVNKAVETIKQNPLEVTSERESTSGSSVSSNVSTLSHYTESVGSGEMGAPPVVQQQAFQGVGPQQMDFSCAAPPAIPASSIPQSVSQSQLAQVQLHSQEVNYPQQKPGVQPPAQASLTTVTGVQPAPVNILGVSPSMGHQQPGIQSMAQQQLPYSQPAPPVQTLPVVQQQQLQYGQQQQQQQQTVPTQMAAGHVKSMNQNSVTGPVPDYIQHQQILQAPAPAMQPSSTGVGAGQPVPVAQAQGMQPSVQAHPAAAPAQPVAHAPAAIPGVGTSGQMLNVGQQGSVTAVVQPPSAANQIPPPVMPSTAAPPSSQVVQPVQTGIMQQGLQASASGLPQQMVIAQQSTLLPVQPQAQGVESVVQGMTGQQLPAVSPIPSASTVPAPSQAGSAVPPGIPSASIGLGQPQNITQASAVQNGNLSQSVSQPPLLSTSIGMPVAQSVPQQMPLSSTQFPTQSLAQPVVSQIEDGRRPTEPSLVGLPQAASGESGVGASAVSDGGSSNVPSSASLFPLKVLPLTTPLVDGEDERSCFCIYDEKGRYFQKMLQNKGFVVA from the exons ATGGCGCACCCGGCAATGTTTCCTAGAAGGGGTAGCAGCAGTAGCAGCGGCAGCAGCTGCGTTACTGCTCCCACTGCACCAGGTACCGGCGTTGGGAGCCCTGCCCTCTCTGCCGAGGATTATCAGCCGCCTTTGCTGGTCCAGCCGCCGCCTCCGTCTCCTGCAACATCTTCATCAGCGGGTCCACAGCCGACACCCCCTCCTCCACAAAGCCTGAACCTCCTCTCGCAGTCTCAGCTCCAGCCACAGCCTCTTTCACAGACCGGAgctcaaatgaaaaagaaaagtggcTTCCAAATCACCAGTGTGACCCCTGCTCAAATATCAGCTAGTATGAGCTCTAATAACAGCATAGCTGAGGATACGGAAAGCTACGATGACCTGGATGAGTCCCACACTGAAGATCTGTCATCTTCGGAAATCTTGGATGTTTCTTTATCCAGGGCCACTGACTTGGGAGAACCTGAGAGGAGCTCTTCTGAAGAGACTTTAAATAACTTCCAAGAGGCAGAGACTCCTGGGGCTGTTTCTCCAAACCAGCCTCATCTTCCTCAGCAGCATGCTCCTCTGCCTCATCACCCACAGCAGAGTGTTGTGATCAATGGAAGTGTTCACCCCCATCATGttcatcaccaccaccatcttcaccaccaccatcaTGGACACCACCATCCGTCGCATCCTGGGGTGGGCAGTGCCCCAGTTTCTGGAGGACCACCGCCCAGTCCATCATTTAGAAAACTATCAACAACTGGAAGCTCTGACAATGTCATATCAACTGCACCAGTTTCTGCTGCATCATCCACTGGTTCCCCGGCACCTGTCGTGTCTAATATCCGCACTACAAGTACTCCTGGCAATTTAGGTGTAAGTCCTGCTACCGGAACTAGTACCTTAAATAATATGGGTAGTGGTAGTTCTAGTGTGGCAAGTGGTGTGATTGGTACTATAAACTTGAGCAACATCACGAGTACTTCTAATGTAAATGCTTTGTCTGGAACTGGCAGCAATGTTAATGTGAATATCTTGAGTGGTGTTGGCAATGGTACGAGTGCTTCCTCTAGTGTCATTAACAATGTTACTAATCCAACTGCAGGAATGGCAGTGGGAtcaagccagcagcagcctgcatcTGGCACGTCAAGGTTTAGGGTTGTAAAATTAGATTCTAGTTCTGAACCTTTCAAAAAAGGTAGATGGACATGCACTGAATTCTATGATAAAGAAAGCACTGTTGCAGTTTCAGAAGGAGTAGCAGTAAACAAAGCAGTAGagacaataaaacaaaatccgCTTGAAGTGACTTCTGAAAGGGAGAGCACCAGTGGGAGTTCTGTTAGCAGCAATGTAAGCACACTGAGTCACTATACAGAAAGTGTGGGAAGTGGAGAAATGGGAGCACCTCCTGTGGTACAGCAGCAAGCATTTCAAGGTGTGGGTCCGCAGCAGATGGATTTTAGCTGTGCTGCTCCTCCGGCAATTCCAGCATCAAGTATACCACAGAGTGTTTCTCAATCACAGCTTGCACAAGTCCAGCTGCATTCTCAAGAAGTAAACTATCCACAGCAGAAGCCAGGGGTCCAGCCTCCTGCACAGGCCAGTCTAACCACTGTGACTGGGGTTCAGCCAGCCCCAGTTAATATACTAGGTGTATCCCCATCTATGGGCCACCAGCAACCTGGCATTCAAAGtatggctcagcagcagctaccGTATTCTCAGCCGGCACCACCTGTGCAGACTTTGCCagttgtgcagcagcagcagttgcagtatggacaacagcagcagcagcagcaacagacaGTTCCTACACAGATGGCCGCAGGTCACGTTAAGTCGATGAACCAAAACTCTGTGACGGGGCCTGTACCAGACTACATTCAGCATCAGCAGATACTTcaggctccagcccctgccatgcaGCCTAGTTCTACAGGAGTAGGAGCAGGGCAACCGGTTCCCGTTGCCCAGGCACAGGGCATGCAGCCTTCAGTACAAGCACAtccagctgctgccccagctcagCCTGTTGCACATGCTCCAGCAGCAATACCAGGTGTAGGTACCAGTGGTCAAATGCTGAATGTTGGGCAGCAAGGGAGTGTAACTGCTGTGGTGCAACCACCGTCTGCTGCAAACCAAATTCCACCTCCAGTTATGCCGTCAACGGCTGCTCCTCCATCTTCACAAGTAGTGCAGCCTGTGCAGACAGGAATAATGCAGCAGGGATTACAGGCTAGCGCTTCAGGCCTTCCTCAGCAAATGGTCATTGCTCAGCAAAGCACTTTGTTACCTGTACAGCCACAGGCACAAGGAGTGGAATCTGTCGTCCAAGGGATGACtggccagcagctgcctgcgGTTAGCCCTATACCTTCTGCTAGTACTGTTCCTGCACCAAGTCAAGCTGGTTCAGCTGTGCCTCCTGGCATACCTTCTGCTTCTATAGGTTTGGGACAGCCGCAGAACATAACACAAGCTTCTGCTGTGCAGAATGGGAATTTGTCTCAAAGTGTTAGTCAGCCTCCCTTGCTATCAACAAGTATAGGTATGCCAGTGGCACAGAGTGTGCCACAGCAGATGCCGCTAAGCTCTACCCAGTTCCCCACACAATCACTGGCtcagcccgttgtaagccaaaTTGAAGATGGCAGACGCCCTACAGAACCTTCCTTGGTGGGTTTACCTCAAGCTGCCAGTGGTGAGAGTGGTGTCGGAGCGTCAGCTGTTTCGGATGGCGGTAGCAGCAATGTGCCATCCTCTGCTTCCCTCTTTCCGCTGAAGGTGCTGCCATTGACGACGCCTCTTGTAGATGGTGAGGATGAAAG GTCTTGCTTCTGTATATATGATGAAAAAGGGAGATACTTCCAGAAGATGCTTCAAAACAAAGGATTTGTGGTGGCTTAG
- the TSC22D1 gene encoding TSC22 domain family protein 1 isoform X2, whose product MAHPAMFPRRGSSSSSGSSCVTAPTAPGTGVGSPALSAEDYQPPLLVQPPPPSPATSSSAGPQPTPPPPQSLNLLSQSQLQPQPLSQTGAQMKKKSGFQITSVTPAQISASMSSNNSIAEDTESYDDLDESHTEDLSSSEILDVSLSRATDLGEPERSSSEETLNNFQEAETPGAVSPNQPHLPQQHAPLPHHPQQSVVINGSVHPHHVHHHHHLHHHHHGHHHPSHPGVGSAPVSGGPPPSPSFRKLSTTGSSDNVISTAPVSAASSTGSPAPVVSNIRTTSTPGNLGVSPATGTSTLNNMGSGSSSVASGVIGTINLSNITSTSNVNALSGTGSNVNVNILSGVGNGTSASSSVINNVTNPTAGMAVGSSQQQPASGTSRFRVVKLDSSSEPFKKGRWTCTEFYDKESTVAVSEGVAVNKAVETIKQNPLEVTSERESTSGSSVSSNVSTLSHYTESVGSGEMGAPPVVQQQAFQGVGPQQMDFSCAAPPAIPASSIPQSVSQSQLAQVQLHSQEVNYPQQKPGVQPPAQASLTTVTGVQPAPVNILGVSPSMGHQQPGIQSMAQQQLPYSQPAPPVQTLPVVQQQQLQYGQQQQQQQQTVPTQMAAGHVKSMNQNSVTGPVPDYIQHQQILQAPAPAMQPSSTGVGAGQPVPVAQAQGMQPSVQAHPAAAPAQPVAHAPAAIPGVGTSGQMLNVGQQGSVTAVVQPPSAANQIPPPVMPSTAAPPSSQVVQPVQTGIMQQGLQASASGLPQQMVIAQQSTLLPVQPQAQGVESVVQGMTGQQLPAVSPIPSASTVPAPSQAGSAVPPGIPSASIGLGQPQNITQASAVQNGNLSQSVSQPPLLSTSIGMPVAQSVPQQMPLSSTQFPTQSLAQPVVSQIEDGRRPTEPSLVGLPQAASGESGVGASAVSDGGSSNVPSSASLFPLKVLPLTTPLVDGEDESSSGASVVAIDNKIEQAMDLVKSHLMYAVREEVEVLKEQIKELIEKNSQLEQENTLLKTLASPEQLAQFQAQLQTGSPPSSSQSQGTTQQPAQPASQGSGPSA is encoded by the coding sequence ATGGCGCACCCGGCAATGTTTCCTAGAAGGGGTAGCAGCAGTAGCAGCGGCAGCAGCTGCGTTACTGCTCCCACTGCACCAGGTACCGGCGTTGGGAGCCCTGCCCTCTCTGCCGAGGATTATCAGCCGCCTTTGCTGGTCCAGCCGCCGCCTCCGTCTCCTGCAACATCTTCATCAGCGGGTCCACAGCCGACACCCCCTCCTCCACAAAGCCTGAACCTCCTCTCGCAGTCTCAGCTCCAGCCACAGCCTCTTTCACAGACCGGAgctcaaatgaaaaagaaaagtggcTTCCAAATCACCAGTGTGACCCCTGCTCAAATATCAGCTAGTATGAGCTCTAATAACAGCATAGCTGAGGATACGGAAAGCTACGATGACCTGGATGAGTCCCACACTGAAGATCTGTCATCTTCGGAAATCTTGGATGTTTCTTTATCCAGGGCCACTGACTTGGGAGAACCTGAGAGGAGCTCTTCTGAAGAGACTTTAAATAACTTCCAAGAGGCAGAGACTCCTGGGGCTGTTTCTCCAAACCAGCCTCATCTTCCTCAGCAGCATGCTCCTCTGCCTCATCACCCACAGCAGAGTGTTGTGATCAATGGAAGTGTTCACCCCCATCATGttcatcaccaccaccatcttcaccaccaccatcaTGGACACCACCATCCGTCGCATCCTGGGGTGGGCAGTGCCCCAGTTTCTGGAGGACCACCGCCCAGTCCATCATTTAGAAAACTATCAACAACTGGAAGCTCTGACAATGTCATATCAACTGCACCAGTTTCTGCTGCATCATCCACTGGTTCCCCGGCACCTGTCGTGTCTAATATCCGCACTACAAGTACTCCTGGCAATTTAGGTGTAAGTCCTGCTACCGGAACTAGTACCTTAAATAATATGGGTAGTGGTAGTTCTAGTGTGGCAAGTGGTGTGATTGGTACTATAAACTTGAGCAACATCACGAGTACTTCTAATGTAAATGCTTTGTCTGGAACTGGCAGCAATGTTAATGTGAATATCTTGAGTGGTGTTGGCAATGGTACGAGTGCTTCCTCTAGTGTCATTAACAATGTTACTAATCCAACTGCAGGAATGGCAGTGGGAtcaagccagcagcagcctgcatcTGGCACGTCAAGGTTTAGGGTTGTAAAATTAGATTCTAGTTCTGAACCTTTCAAAAAAGGTAGATGGACATGCACTGAATTCTATGATAAAGAAAGCACTGTTGCAGTTTCAGAAGGAGTAGCAGTAAACAAAGCAGTAGagacaataaaacaaaatccgCTTGAAGTGACTTCTGAAAGGGAGAGCACCAGTGGGAGTTCTGTTAGCAGCAATGTAAGCACACTGAGTCACTATACAGAAAGTGTGGGAAGTGGAGAAATGGGAGCACCTCCTGTGGTACAGCAGCAAGCATTTCAAGGTGTGGGTCCGCAGCAGATGGATTTTAGCTGTGCTGCTCCTCCGGCAATTCCAGCATCAAGTATACCACAGAGTGTTTCTCAATCACAGCTTGCACAAGTCCAGCTGCATTCTCAAGAAGTAAACTATCCACAGCAGAAGCCAGGGGTCCAGCCTCCTGCACAGGCCAGTCTAACCACTGTGACTGGGGTTCAGCCAGCCCCAGTTAATATACTAGGTGTATCCCCATCTATGGGCCACCAGCAACCTGGCATTCAAAGtatggctcagcagcagctaccGTATTCTCAGCCGGCACCACCTGTGCAGACTTTGCCagttgtgcagcagcagcagttgcagtatggacaacagcagcagcagcagcaacagacaGTTCCTACACAGATGGCCGCAGGTCACGTTAAGTCGATGAACCAAAACTCTGTGACGGGGCCTGTACCAGACTACATTCAGCATCAGCAGATACTTcaggctccagcccctgccatgcaGCCTAGTTCTACAGGAGTAGGAGCAGGGCAACCGGTTCCCGTTGCCCAGGCACAGGGCATGCAGCCTTCAGTACAAGCACAtccagctgctgccccagctcagCCTGTTGCACATGCTCCAGCAGCAATACCAGGTGTAGGTACCAGTGGTCAAATGCTGAATGTTGGGCAGCAAGGGAGTGTAACTGCTGTGGTGCAACCACCGTCTGCTGCAAACCAAATTCCACCTCCAGTTATGCCGTCAACGGCTGCTCCTCCATCTTCACAAGTAGTGCAGCCTGTGCAGACAGGAATAATGCAGCAGGGATTACAGGCTAGCGCTTCAGGCCTTCCTCAGCAAATGGTCATTGCTCAGCAAAGCACTTTGTTACCTGTACAGCCACAGGCACAAGGAGTGGAATCTGTCGTCCAAGGGATGACtggccagcagctgcctgcgGTTAGCCCTATACCTTCTGCTAGTACTGTTCCTGCACCAAGTCAAGCTGGTTCAGCTGTGCCTCCTGGCATACCTTCTGCTTCTATAGGTTTGGGACAGCCGCAGAACATAACACAAGCTTCTGCTGTGCAGAATGGGAATTTGTCTCAAAGTGTTAGTCAGCCTCCCTTGCTATCAACAAGTATAGGTATGCCAGTGGCACAGAGTGTGCCACAGCAGATGCCGCTAAGCTCTACCCAGTTCCCCACACAATCACTGGCtcagcccgttgtaagccaaaTTGAAGATGGCAGACGCCCTACAGAACCTTCCTTGGTGGGTTTACCTCAAGCTGCCAGTGGTGAGAGTGGTGTCGGAGCGTCAGCTGTTTCGGATGGCGGTAGCAGCAATGTGCCATCCTCTGCTTCCCTCTTTCCGCTGAAGGTGCTGCCATTGACGACGCCTCTTGTAGATGGTGAGGATGAAAG
- the TSC22D1 gene encoding TSC22 domain family protein 1 isoform X1 — MHQPDSAADISARKMAHPAMFPRRGSSSSSGSSCVTAPTAPGTGVGSPALSAEDYQPPLLVQPPPPSPATSSSAGPQPTPPPPQSLNLLSQSQLQPQPLSQTGAQMKKKSGFQITSVTPAQISASMSSNNSIAEDTESYDDLDESHTEDLSSSEILDVSLSRATDLGEPERSSSEETLNNFQEAETPGAVSPNQPHLPQQHAPLPHHPQQSVVINGSVHPHHVHHHHHLHHHHHGHHHPSHPGVGSAPVSGGPPPSPSFRKLSTTGSSDNVISTAPVSAASSTGSPAPVVSNIRTTSTPGNLGVSPATGTSTLNNMGSGSSSVASGVIGTINLSNITSTSNVNALSGTGSNVNVNILSGVGNGTSASSSVINNVTNPTAGMAVGSSQQQPASGTSRFRVVKLDSSSEPFKKGRWTCTEFYDKESTVAVSEGVAVNKAVETIKQNPLEVTSERESTSGSSVSSNVSTLSHYTESVGSGEMGAPPVVQQQAFQGVGPQQMDFSCAAPPAIPASSIPQSVSQSQLAQVQLHSQEVNYPQQKPGVQPPAQASLTTVTGVQPAPVNILGVSPSMGHQQPGIQSMAQQQLPYSQPAPPVQTLPVVQQQQLQYGQQQQQQQQTVPTQMAAGHVKSMNQNSVTGPVPDYIQHQQILQAPAPAMQPSSTGVGAGQPVPVAQAQGMQPSVQAHPAAAPAQPVAHAPAAIPGVGTSGQMLNVGQQGSVTAVVQPPSAANQIPPPVMPSTAAPPSSQVVQPVQTGIMQQGLQASASGLPQQMVIAQQSTLLPVQPQAQGVESVVQGMTGQQLPAVSPIPSASTVPAPSQAGSAVPPGIPSASIGLGQPQNITQASAVQNGNLSQSVSQPPLLSTSIGMPVAQSVPQQMPLSSTQFPTQSLAQPVVSQIEDGRRPTEPSLVGLPQAASGESGVGASAVSDGGSSNVPSSASLFPLKVLPLTTPLVDGEDESSSGASVVAIDNKIEQAMDLVKSHLMYAVREEVEVLKEQIKELIEKNSQLEQENTLLKTLASPEQLAQFQAQLQTGSPPSSSQSQGTTQQPAQPASQGSGPSA, encoded by the coding sequence ATGCACCAGCCTGACTCAGCCGCAGACATTAGTGCTAGGAAGATGGCGCACCCGGCAATGTTTCCTAGAAGGGGTAGCAGCAGTAGCAGCGGCAGCAGCTGCGTTACTGCTCCCACTGCACCAGGTACCGGCGTTGGGAGCCCTGCCCTCTCTGCCGAGGATTATCAGCCGCCTTTGCTGGTCCAGCCGCCGCCTCCGTCTCCTGCAACATCTTCATCAGCGGGTCCACAGCCGACACCCCCTCCTCCACAAAGCCTGAACCTCCTCTCGCAGTCTCAGCTCCAGCCACAGCCTCTTTCACAGACCGGAgctcaaatgaaaaagaaaagtggcTTCCAAATCACCAGTGTGACCCCTGCTCAAATATCAGCTAGTATGAGCTCTAATAACAGCATAGCTGAGGATACGGAAAGCTACGATGACCTGGATGAGTCCCACACTGAAGATCTGTCATCTTCGGAAATCTTGGATGTTTCTTTATCCAGGGCCACTGACTTGGGAGAACCTGAGAGGAGCTCTTCTGAAGAGACTTTAAATAACTTCCAAGAGGCAGAGACTCCTGGGGCTGTTTCTCCAAACCAGCCTCATCTTCCTCAGCAGCATGCTCCTCTGCCTCATCACCCACAGCAGAGTGTTGTGATCAATGGAAGTGTTCACCCCCATCATGttcatcaccaccaccatcttcaccaccaccatcaTGGACACCACCATCCGTCGCATCCTGGGGTGGGCAGTGCCCCAGTTTCTGGAGGACCACCGCCCAGTCCATCATTTAGAAAACTATCAACAACTGGAAGCTCTGACAATGTCATATCAACTGCACCAGTTTCTGCTGCATCATCCACTGGTTCCCCGGCACCTGTCGTGTCTAATATCCGCACTACAAGTACTCCTGGCAATTTAGGTGTAAGTCCTGCTACCGGAACTAGTACCTTAAATAATATGGGTAGTGGTAGTTCTAGTGTGGCAAGTGGTGTGATTGGTACTATAAACTTGAGCAACATCACGAGTACTTCTAATGTAAATGCTTTGTCTGGAACTGGCAGCAATGTTAATGTGAATATCTTGAGTGGTGTTGGCAATGGTACGAGTGCTTCCTCTAGTGTCATTAACAATGTTACTAATCCAACTGCAGGAATGGCAGTGGGAtcaagccagcagcagcctgcatcTGGCACGTCAAGGTTTAGGGTTGTAAAATTAGATTCTAGTTCTGAACCTTTCAAAAAAGGTAGATGGACATGCACTGAATTCTATGATAAAGAAAGCACTGTTGCAGTTTCAGAAGGAGTAGCAGTAAACAAAGCAGTAGagacaataaaacaaaatccgCTTGAAGTGACTTCTGAAAGGGAGAGCACCAGTGGGAGTTCTGTTAGCAGCAATGTAAGCACACTGAGTCACTATACAGAAAGTGTGGGAAGTGGAGAAATGGGAGCACCTCCTGTGGTACAGCAGCAAGCATTTCAAGGTGTGGGTCCGCAGCAGATGGATTTTAGCTGTGCTGCTCCTCCGGCAATTCCAGCATCAAGTATACCACAGAGTGTTTCTCAATCACAGCTTGCACAAGTCCAGCTGCATTCTCAAGAAGTAAACTATCCACAGCAGAAGCCAGGGGTCCAGCCTCCTGCACAGGCCAGTCTAACCACTGTGACTGGGGTTCAGCCAGCCCCAGTTAATATACTAGGTGTATCCCCATCTATGGGCCACCAGCAACCTGGCATTCAAAGtatggctcagcagcagctaccGTATTCTCAGCCGGCACCACCTGTGCAGACTTTGCCagttgtgcagcagcagcagttgcagtatggacaacagcagcagcagcagcaacagacaGTTCCTACACAGATGGCCGCAGGTCACGTTAAGTCGATGAACCAAAACTCTGTGACGGGGCCTGTACCAGACTACATTCAGCATCAGCAGATACTTcaggctccagcccctgccatgcaGCCTAGTTCTACAGGAGTAGGAGCAGGGCAACCGGTTCCCGTTGCCCAGGCACAGGGCATGCAGCCTTCAGTACAAGCACAtccagctgctgccccagctcagCCTGTTGCACATGCTCCAGCAGCAATACCAGGTGTAGGTACCAGTGGTCAAATGCTGAATGTTGGGCAGCAAGGGAGTGTAACTGCTGTGGTGCAACCACCGTCTGCTGCAAACCAAATTCCACCTCCAGTTATGCCGTCAACGGCTGCTCCTCCATCTTCACAAGTAGTGCAGCCTGTGCAGACAGGAATAATGCAGCAGGGATTACAGGCTAGCGCTTCAGGCCTTCCTCAGCAAATGGTCATTGCTCAGCAAAGCACTTTGTTACCTGTACAGCCACAGGCACAAGGAGTGGAATCTGTCGTCCAAGGGATGACtggccagcagctgcctgcgGTTAGCCCTATACCTTCTGCTAGTACTGTTCCTGCACCAAGTCAAGCTGGTTCAGCTGTGCCTCCTGGCATACCTTCTGCTTCTATAGGTTTGGGACAGCCGCAGAACATAACACAAGCTTCTGCTGTGCAGAATGGGAATTTGTCTCAAAGTGTTAGTCAGCCTCCCTTGCTATCAACAAGTATAGGTATGCCAGTGGCACAGAGTGTGCCACAGCAGATGCCGCTAAGCTCTACCCAGTTCCCCACACAATCACTGGCtcagcccgttgtaagccaaaTTGAAGATGGCAGACGCCCTACAGAACCTTCCTTGGTGGGTTTACCTCAAGCTGCCAGTGGTGAGAGTGGTGTCGGAGCGTCAGCTGTTTCGGATGGCGGTAGCAGCAATGTGCCATCCTCTGCTTCCCTCTTTCCGCTGAAGGTGCTGCCATTGACGACGCCTCTTGTAGATGGTGAGGATGAAAG